The following nucleotide sequence is from Acidobacteriota bacterium.
CGCCGAGCGCGGCCAGCTCTATCGGCGTCGCTGGCGGTTGAGCCAGCAGGACCGGAAGGGTATTCCCCACGGTGGCGAGAAAGAAAACTGGGACGAACAGGGGATGGCCGCCCGTGCCCGGAACCGCGCTCAACCTCATCGCGACCCGTTCCCACGCGGGGGTCTCAGATAGTGAACGCTCCGGCTGGCCGGCTTCCTCGTAAAACACCTGCAGGTAACGCCCCAGGCGCTCCGCGCCGAAGTGTAAAGGCCTTATTACCTCGAAGGTTACGAGCAGAACCAGCAGCGGAATAACCGCCGCCATGGGGTAGGGAATCCAGGCCAGCACCGCCGTCAGAATCACGGCCCACACGGCCAGCCCGGCCAAGGCAAGGACCGGCCGGAGGCTCCCCCGGGCGGCAATGGTGTCCCTAAGGACGTGGTACTCGGTTGCAGCCGGTCTTTCCATTAGGGGTTTAGCTTAACCCAAGGAACGATAAACCCTATTGATTCTTGGGGATAGTGTGACTACAATGCCCGCAAGTTGCTGATGCCGAAGCCTAACCGCGTCACGAAACTGGCAGTGTGCCTGGCGTTTGTCGCCACGGCCATCGTCGCTCTTCCGATGCCAGTTGACGCTGCCCGGGCGCAAGCCAAGCAGTCGAAGCCCGCGGCCAAGGCGCCATCTACCAAGGCGACCACGCCGAAGGCCGCGCCGGCGCGGAGCACCCCCAAGAAGAAAGCGTATTCTGCGACCACTGCGAAGGCCCGTCGCCAGCAGTTGGCGAAGGCCCGCGCTGCGGCGGCGGCGCGCGAGTTGCGCGAGCTGCAGACGCCGCGCTTCCGCGTCGACGAGTTCGGCCGCGAGGTGCCGGACGTGCGCGCCGAAGCCGCCATCATTTACAACCCGACCACCGGCGAAGTGCTGTGGGAAGATCACGCGCAGGATCAGCGGTCGATTGCCAGCATCACCAAGGTGATGACGGCGCTGGTGTTCCTCGAGAGCGGCGCACCGCTCAACCAGCCGGAGACCGTGGTGCGCACCGACGTGACCCGCGCCTCGACGACTTACCTGCGCAGCGGCTTCAAGCTGACCGCCGAGGACCTGCTGAACCTGTTGCTCGTCGGCTCCGACAATGCCGCCGCTCGTGCGCTGGCCCGCATTTCACCGTACGGTGCCCAGGGGTTCATCGCCAAGATGAACGAGAAGGCGCTCGAGCTCGGACTCGTCAGCACGCGCTACGCGGATCCGTCAGGCCTGCTGGCCGACAACGTGTCGTCCGCGTATGACCAGGCCCGGCTGATCGCGCACGCTTCGGCCGACGAACGTGTCGGCGGGATCATGCGCAAGCAGACCTATTCGACCAAGTCGGGCAAGCAGGCCATTACCGCCCGCAGCACGAACCACATCGTTCGCAGCGGCGACATCGATGTCGTCGGCGGCAAGACCGGGTTCATCAACCGTTCCGGGTATTGCCTGGCGACGCTCCTGCGGCTCCCGTCCACCGGCGAGCAGGTGG
It contains:
- a CDS encoding serine hydrolase, whose protein sequence is MPKPNRVTKLAVCLAFVATAIVALPMPVDAARAQAKQSKPAAKAPSTKATTPKAAPARSTPKKKAYSATTAKARRQQLAKARAAAAARELRELQTPRFRVDEFGREVPDVRAEAAIIYNPTTGEVLWEDHAQDQRSIASITKVMTALVFLESGAPLNQPETVVRTDVTRASTTYLRSGFKLTAEDLLNLLLVGSDNAAARALARISPYGAQGFIAKMNEKALELGLVSTRYADPSGLLADNVSSAYDQARLIAHASADERVGGIMRKQTYSTKSGKQAITARSTNHIVRSGDIDVVGGKTGFINRSGYCLATLLRLPSTGEQVAVVVLGAKSNASRFWETRHLFNWMTARTKTVADGEAQQQQQQH